From a region of the Mycobacterium intracellulare ATCC 13950 genome:
- a CDS encoding diacylglycerol/lipid kinase family protein — MRAVLIVNPTATSTTPAGRDLLAHALKSRLQLSVEHTNHRGHGTELAQKAVADGVDLVVVHGGDGTVSGVVNGLLGRPGTLPSGPVPAVAVVPGGSANVLARSLGISADPVAATNQLIQLLDDYQRRGTWRRIGLIDCGERWAVFNTGMGVDAEVVAAVEAERSKGGKVTAWRYIRASVPAVWAYTRREPMLTLELPGREPITGVSFAFVSNSSPWTFANERPVWTNPGCSFESGLGVFAPTNLKTIPTLRIVRQMFAKRPTFNFKHLVTEDDLPCVRVTSTGGPVACQFDGDYLGVRETMTFKSVPDALAVAAPPQQKRR, encoded by the coding sequence ATGCGGGCCGTGCTGATCGTCAACCCCACAGCCACTTCCACCACACCGGCCGGTCGCGATCTGCTGGCCCACGCCCTCAAGAGCCGGCTACAGCTCAGCGTCGAACACACCAACCACCGCGGGCACGGCACCGAGCTCGCGCAGAAGGCCGTCGCCGACGGCGTCGACCTCGTGGTCGTGCACGGCGGCGATGGCACGGTGAGCGGGGTGGTCAACGGTCTGCTCGGCCGTCCCGGCACGCTTCCGAGCGGCCCGGTGCCCGCGGTGGCCGTGGTGCCCGGCGGTTCGGCGAACGTGCTGGCGCGATCGCTGGGCATCTCTGCGGATCCGGTCGCGGCCACCAACCAGCTCATCCAGTTGCTCGACGACTACCAGCGGCGCGGCACGTGGCGCCGGATCGGCCTGATCGACTGCGGCGAGCGGTGGGCCGTGTTCAACACCGGCATGGGTGTCGACGCCGAGGTGGTGGCCGCGGTCGAGGCCGAACGCAGCAAAGGCGGCAAGGTGACCGCGTGGCGCTACATCCGCGCATCGGTGCCGGCCGTGTGGGCCTACACCCGCCGCGAGCCGATGCTGACGCTCGAACTTCCCGGCCGCGAACCCATCACCGGGGTGAGCTTCGCGTTCGTTTCCAACTCCAGCCCGTGGACGTTCGCCAACGAGCGGCCGGTGTGGACCAACCCCGGCTGCAGCTTCGAGTCGGGACTCGGGGTGTTCGCGCCGACCAACCTGAAGACGATCCCGACGCTGCGGATCGTCCGGCAGATGTTCGCAAAACGGCCCACGTTCAACTTCAAGCACCTCGTCACCGAGGACGACCTGCCGTGCGTGCGAGTTACCTCGACCGGGGGCCCCGTCGCCTGCCAGTTCGACGGGGATTACCTCGGCGTGCGCGAAACCATGACGTTCAAGTCGGTGCCCGACGCGCTTGCGGTGGCCGCCCCTCCTCAGCAAAAACGACGCTGA
- a CDS encoding biotin/lipoyl-binding carrier protein, with translation MAEDVRAEIVASVLEVVVNEGDQIGKGDIVVLLESMKMEIPVLAEVGGTVSKVSVSVGDVIQAGDLIAVIS, from the coding sequence ATGGCCGAGGATGTGCGCGCCGAGATCGTGGCCAGCGTGCTCGAAGTCGTTGTCAACGAGGGTGATCAGATCGGCAAAGGCGACATCGTGGTGCTGCTGGAGTCGATGAAGATGGAGATTCCCGTCCTTGCGGAGGTCGGCGGCACCGTCAGCAAGGTGAGCGTGTCGGTGGGCGACGTCATTCAGGCGGGCGACCTCATCGCGGTGATCAGCTAG
- the whiB1 gene encoding transcriptional regulator WhiB1, which yields MDWRHKAVCRDEDPELFFPVGNSGPALAQIADAKLVCNRCPVTTECLGWALNTGQDSGVWGGMSEDERRALKRRNARTKARSGV from the coding sequence ATGGATTGGCGCCACAAGGCGGTCTGTCGCGACGAAGACCCGGAGCTGTTCTTCCCGGTGGGGAACAGTGGTCCGGCGCTCGCGCAGATCGCTGACGCGAAACTGGTCTGTAATCGGTGCCCGGTGACCACAGAGTGCCTCGGCTGGGCCCTGAACACGGGCCAGGACTCGGGCGTCTGGGGCGGCATGAGCGAAGACGAGCGGCGTGCGCTGAAGCGTCGCAACGCCCGGACGAAAGCCCGCAGCGGGGTTTAA
- a CDS encoding sensor histidine kinase, whose protein sequence is MSTLGDLLAEHTMLPGNAVDHLHAVVGEWQLLADLSFADYLMWVRRDDGVLVCVAQCRPNTAPTVLQTDAVGTAIASERLALVADTFASGTAKRDDVAGQENSWLPGTHVEASPVRYGGQVVAVLTHHQTAVAADRASGQLEIAYRQCAGDLVHMLAEGTFPDAGDVVMSRSTPRVGDGFIRLDVKGVVDYASPNALSAYHRMGLTADLEGHNLIEVTRPLISDPFEAQEVAEHVRDLVAGGRSMRMEVDAGGATVLLRTLPLVVDGASAGAAVLIRDVTEVKRRDRALISKDATIREIHHRVKNNLQTVAALLRLQARRTANAEGREALIESVRRVSSIALVHDALSMSVDEQVNLDEVIDRILPIMNDVASVDRPIRINRVGDLGVLDSDRATALIMVITELVQNAIEHAFDPAVEEGSVTIRAERSARWLDVVVHDDGRGLPDGFSLETSDSLGLQIVRTLVSAELDGTLGMTQAPARGTDVVLRVPIGRRTRMLL, encoded by the coding sequence ATGTCAACTCTCGGTGATCTGCTCGCCGAACACACCATGCTGCCGGGCAACGCGGTCGACCATCTGCACGCGGTGGTAGGGGAGTGGCAGCTGCTGGCCGACCTGTCGTTCGCCGACTACCTGATGTGGGTGCGTCGCGACGACGGCGTGCTGGTGTGCGTGGCGCAATGCCGCCCCAATACCGCGCCCACGGTCCTACAGACCGATGCGGTGGGCACCGCCATCGCCTCCGAGCGGCTGGCCCTCGTCGCCGACACCTTCGCGTCGGGCACCGCCAAGAGGGATGACGTTGCGGGTCAAGAGAATTCGTGGTTGCCGGGCACGCACGTCGAGGCGTCCCCGGTGCGCTACGGCGGCCAGGTGGTCGCCGTGCTCACGCATCATCAGACCGCGGTGGCCGCCGACCGCGCGTCCGGGCAGCTGGAGATCGCCTACCGGCAGTGCGCCGGCGACCTCGTCCACATGCTCGCCGAGGGCACCTTTCCCGACGCGGGGGACGTGGTGATGTCGCGCTCGACCCCCCGGGTCGGCGACGGCTTCATCCGCCTCGATGTCAAGGGCGTCGTCGACTATGCCAGCCCCAACGCGCTGTCGGCCTATCACCGCATGGGCCTGACCGCCGACCTGGAGGGACACAACCTCATCGAGGTCACGCGCCCGCTGATCTCGGATCCGTTCGAGGCGCAGGAAGTGGCCGAGCATGTGCGGGATCTGGTCGCCGGCGGGCGCAGCATGCGCATGGAGGTCGACGCCGGGGGAGCCACCGTGCTGCTGCGCACGCTGCCGCTGGTGGTCGACGGCGCCAGCGCCGGCGCGGCGGTGCTGATCCGCGACGTCACCGAGGTCAAGCGCCGCGACCGGGCCCTGATCTCCAAGGACGCCACCATTCGCGAAATCCACCACCGGGTGAAGAACAACCTGCAGACCGTCGCGGCGCTGCTGCGCCTGCAGGCCCGCCGCACGGCCAACGCGGAGGGGCGGGAGGCGCTCATCGAGTCGGTGCGCCGGGTGTCGTCGATCGCGTTGGTGCACGACGCGCTGTCGATGTCGGTGGACGAGCAGGTCAACCTCGACGAGGTCATCGACCGGATCCTGCCGATCATGAACGACGTGGCCTCGGTGGACCGGCCGATCCGCATCAACCGGGTCGGCGATCTGGGCGTGCTGGACTCGGACCGCGCGACGGCGCTGATCATGGTGATCACCGAGCTGGTGCAAAACGCGATCGAGCACGCCTTCGACCCGGCGGTCGAGGAAGGGTCGGTGACGATTCGGGCCGAGCGCTCCGCGCGCTGGCTGGATGTGGTCGTGCATGACGACGGCCGGGGGCTGCCTGACGGCTTCAGCCTCGAGACCTCCGACAGCCTCGGGCTGCAGATCGTGCGGACGCTGGTGTCGGCGGAACTCGACGGCACCCTGGGGATGACCCAGGCCCCGGCCCGCGGCACCGACGTGGTGCTGCGCGTCCCGATCGGTCGCCGGACCCGAATGCTGCTGTAG
- a CDS encoding GNAT family N-acetyltransferase, whose product MTTDIRRAAPHDVAAITEMIHALAEFEHAADQCTVTETQISAALFGDRPTVYGHVAEVDGEVAAMALWFVNFSTWDGVAGIYLEDLFVRPGFRRRGLARALLAALANECVQRGYTRLSWAVLNWNTDAITLYDGIGGEPQNEWTTYRLSGSRLAGLAESP is encoded by the coding sequence ATGACCACAGACATCCGTCGCGCCGCGCCCCACGACGTCGCCGCCATCACCGAAATGATCCACGCGCTGGCCGAATTCGAGCACGCCGCCGATCAGTGCACGGTCACCGAAACACAAATATCCGCAGCGCTTTTCGGCGACCGCCCGACGGTGTACGGACACGTGGCGGAGGTGGACGGCGAGGTCGCGGCGATGGCGCTGTGGTTCGTCAACTTCTCCACCTGGGACGGCGTGGCGGGCATCTATCTGGAAGATCTGTTCGTGCGCCCGGGATTTCGCCGCCGCGGGCTGGCCCGGGCGCTGCTGGCGGCGCTGGCCAACGAATGCGTGCAGCGGGGCTACACCCGGTTGTCCTGGGCGGTGCTGAACTGGAACACCGACGCCATCACGCTCTACGACGGGATCGGCGGGGAACCGCAGAACGAATGGACCACCTACCGGCTGTCGGGGTCGCGGTTGGCGGGGCTGGCGGAGTCGCCCTGA
- a CDS encoding isochorismate synthase: MNREPPFALCGPTRTLIADGVSRRYCDVGAAQAALRSNQAPIVLGALPFDLSSPAALLTPRAVDVTHGLPDWPTGPLPPVRVAAALPPPGDYRDRVRRARDQLAAADNPLHKVVLARALELVADAPMDARAVLRRLVAADPAAYGYLVDLSAAGDGYAGVALVGASPELLVARSGDRVECRPFAGSAPRAADPDADAANGAALAASAKNRHEHQLVIETIRAALQPLCDDLSIAAEPQLSRTAALWHLCTPISGRLRDTSTSAIDLALALHPTPAVGGVPTEAAVQLIAELEGDRGFYAGAVGWCDAAGDGRWVVSLRCAQLSADRRSALARAGGGIVAESDPDDEVAETTTKFATILNALEVQR, encoded by the coding sequence GTGAACCGCGAACCACCGTTCGCGCTGTGCGGGCCGACCCGAACCCTGATCGCCGACGGCGTGTCGCGGCGCTACTGCGACGTGGGCGCGGCGCAGGCGGCGCTGCGGTCGAATCAGGCGCCGATTGTGTTGGGCGCGTTGCCTTTTGACCTCAGCAGCCCGGCCGCGTTGCTGACGCCGCGCGCCGTCGACGTCACCCACGGGCTCCCGGACTGGCCGACGGGCCCGCTGCCGCCGGTGCGGGTGGCCGCGGCGCTTCCGCCGCCGGGTGACTACCGCGACCGGGTCCGCCGCGCCCGCGATCAGCTCGCCGCAGCCGACAACCCGCTGCACAAGGTGGTCTTGGCGCGCGCCTTGGAGCTGGTGGCCGACGCCCCCATGGATGCGCGGGCCGTCCTGCGCCGGCTCGTGGCCGCGGACCCGGCGGCTTACGGCTACCTCGTCGATCTGAGCGCCGCCGGCGACGGCTACGCGGGCGTGGCCTTGGTGGGCGCCAGCCCCGAACTCCTGGTGGCGCGCAGTGGCGACCGCGTCGAGTGCCGGCCGTTCGCGGGGTCGGCCCCGCGGGCCGCCGACCCGGATGCCGACGCCGCCAACGGCGCCGCGCTGGCCGCCTCGGCCAAGAACCGGCACGAGCATCAGCTGGTGATCGAGACCATCCGGGCGGCCCTGCAGCCGTTGTGCGACGACCTGTCGATCGCCGCCGAGCCGCAACTGAGCCGCACCGCCGCGCTCTGGCACCTGTGCACACCGATCAGCGGACGGCTTCGCGATACCTCAACGAGCGCAATCGATTTGGCGCTAGCGCTACACCCCACCCCGGCTGTCGGAGGCGTCCCGACCGAAGCGGCGGTCCAGCTGATCGCCGAGCTGGAGGGCGACCGCGGGTTTTATGCGGGGGCGGTCGGCTGGTGCGACGCCGCCGGCGACGGCCGCTGGGTGGTGTCGCTGCGCTGCGCGCAGCTGTCGGCGGACCGGCGCAGCGCGCTCGCTCGCGCCGGCGGTGGTATCGTCGCCGAGTCCGATCCCGACGACGAAGTCGCCGAGACCACAACCAAATTCGCCACGATACTCAACGCACTAGAAGTCCAACGATGA